From a region of the Sulfurihydrogenibium sp. genome:
- a CDS encoding GspE/PulE family protein, with the protein MDILKEYKLIVEEENEHYIKLIVPNNYNPFVIEEIRFRTGKNVIIKKIPQEEFSKLLQEKLSESEILIEESSEEVKTAQDILIAEDESPIINLVNSVLIKASTLKASDIHFEPYEDVALVKLRMDGILHEYLKIPVSTYNSVVTRIKVMANLNIAERRVPQDGRIGVKIGGKDLDVRVSILPTVFGERVVLRLLDKSGFLLTLEDIGLSEENLEKLRRLLKKPYGMVIVTGPTGAGKSTTLYASLLYIKDPRKNIITIEDPVEYQIKGINQIQVNPKVGLTFANGLRSILRQDPDIILVGEIRDTETADIAVHAALTGHFVLTTLHTNDAISSIARLIDMGIEPFLLGSSLEGLIAQRLVRKICENCKTPYTPTDAEILELKLNPNENYTFYKGVGCENCLGTGYKGRIAIFEVLEIDQELKTMISKNENQFEIYKKAREKGFKTMFEDGIVKILKGITTPQEVLAVIKQ; encoded by the coding sequence ATGGATATTCTTAAAGAATACAAGCTTATTGTAGAGGAAGAAAATGAACATTATATAAAGCTGATAGTTCCAAACAACTACAATCCTTTTGTTATTGAAGAGATTAGGTTTAGAACAGGGAAAAATGTAATCATAAAAAAAATTCCACAGGAAGAATTTTCCAAACTACTGCAAGAAAAATTATCAGAAAGTGAAATACTTATAGAAGAAAGCAGCGAAGAAGTTAAGACAGCGCAAGATATTTTAATAGCAGAAGATGAAAGTCCTATAATCAATCTTGTTAACTCTGTTTTGATTAAGGCAAGCACATTAAAAGCTTCAGATATTCACTTTGAACCATACGAAGATGTGGCTTTGGTTAAGTTAAGAATGGACGGCATTCTTCATGAATATCTGAAAATACCTGTAAGCACGTATAATTCGGTTGTTACGAGAATAAAAGTAATGGCAAATTTGAACATTGCAGAGAGAAGAGTTCCGCAAGATGGAAGGATTGGCGTAAAGATAGGCGGAAAAGATTTAGATGTTAGGGTTTCTATACTTCCAACTGTTTTTGGTGAAAGAGTAGTTTTAAGACTTCTTGATAAATCTGGCTTTTTACTAACATTAGAAGACATAGGTTTGTCAGAAGAAAATTTAGAAAAATTAAGAAGACTTTTAAAAAAGCCTTATGGAATGGTTATAGTAACTGGACCAACCGGAGCAGGTAAAAGTACTACCTTATACGCTTCTTTACTGTATATAAAAGACCCAAGAAAAAACATAATTACAATTGAAGACCCGGTAGAGTATCAGATAAAAGGTATAAATCAAATCCAAGTAAATCCAAAAGTAGGGTTAACGTTTGCAAACGGTTTAAGGTCAATTCTTAGACAGGACCCGGATATTATTCTCGTTGGAGAAATAAGAGATACAGAAACGGCAGATATTGCAGTTCATGCAGCGCTTACAGGACACTTTGTCTTAACAACATTGCATACAAACGATGCCATCTCTTCAATCGCAAGGCTGATAGATATGGGAATAGAGCCATTTTTACTCGGAAGCTCCTTAGAAGGATTGATTGCTCAAAGACTTGTTAGAAAAATCTGTGAAAATTGCAAAACTCCATATACTCCAACAGATGCAGAAATCTTAGAGCTAAAATTAAATCCAAATGAAAATTATACATTCTATAAAGGCGTTGGCTGTGAAAACTGCCTTGGTACAGGTTACAAAGGGAGGATTGCTATATTTGAAGTTCTTGAAATCGACCAAGAATTAAAAACGATGATAAGTAAAAATGAAAATCAATTTGAGATTTATAAAAAGGCAAGAGAAAAGGGTTTTAAAACTATGTTTGAAGATGGTATAGTTAAAATATTAAAAGGTATTACTACACCGCAGGAAGTTTTAGCGGTAATTAAGCAGTAG
- the gspD gene encoding type II secretion system secretin GspD, whose amino-acid sequence MKKILTILIIFVFTTSSFSASDKKIILNFKDAPISDVADFMSKITGKNIIVSEDVKGNLNLVSSKPVSVNEAWDIFTLALALNNLTVISDKNYVKIVPADKNIPVGRFSKAQASGEMELYIYYPENITATDLLNTIRPFLSQVAKTSINGQSNALLIYDYKGNIDKVKSIIKSLDSKEKAGDIYVYKLKYAQAEELYKALIPLMQMIQKTNPQFTMTADKSSNSIVIFASKSVYNTIKDMLDNLDSERVITEGRSFYIIPLKFTTVMEISRSLSQLLTGSTVPINEPSAQQIQQNQLQSNPNQPFTGQIGQDRSSQFNQPLGQTNQPFPAQSTMPTTQTSTSVQALPSIVTKEGIKVGFDVGTNSVIVYANKNEYEGIKRLVEILDVRRKQVLITTSIVEVSAKKLFELGVNWQALGTKGGAAFRGLTQDGIYQAFSSGNFLMGVFTNSGKTVSVGGTSVFLPDLALLFSLLESGSGFNIISNPKVLTLDNQLAEIKVGNVIPFASGVRFDINGQPIITYDYREVGLDLKAIPRISSENTLRLSLNLILQEVTDYIRPSVGNLSYAVPVTSNRSLNSDVVVENGQVIVIGGLVSNKTIKAINGIPGLKDIPIVGNLFKYQSESDDKTTLFIFLTPYIISSPEELTKITEEHRKLSEEINKMLKGEKVNK is encoded by the coding sequence ATGAAGAAAATTTTAACGATTTTAATAATTTTTGTTTTTACAACAAGCAGTTTTTCTGCTTCGGATAAGAAAATAATATTAAACTTTAAAGATGCTCCAATATCTGATGTTGCAGACTTTATGTCTAAAATAACAGGTAAAAACATTATTGTTTCTGAAGATGTAAAAGGAAATTTAAACTTAGTATCCTCTAAACCTGTAAGCGTAAATGAAGCTTGGGACATATTTACCTTAGCTTTAGCCTTAAACAACCTTACTGTAATATCAGATAAAAATTATGTCAAAATTGTTCCGGCAGATAAAAATATACCTGTTGGAAGATTTTCAAAAGCCCAAGCCTCTGGCGAGATGGAGCTTTACATATACTATCCTGAGAATATTACAGCCACAGACCTATTAAATACAATAAGACCATTTTTATCTCAAGTTGCAAAAACATCTATAAATGGACAGTCTAACGCACTTCTTATTTACGATTATAAAGGAAATATCGATAAAGTAAAAAGCATCATTAAATCTTTAGACTCTAAGGAGAAGGCTGGAGATATTTATGTGTATAAATTAAAGTATGCCCAAGCAGAAGAGCTCTACAAAGCTTTAATACCTTTGATGCAGATGATACAAAAAACAAACCCACAATTTACAATGACAGCGGATAAGAGCAGCAACTCTATTGTTATTTTTGCTTCAAAATCAGTATACAACACGATAAAAGACATGTTAGATAATCTTGATTCTGAAAGGGTCATCACAGAAGGAAGAAGTTTTTATATCATACCGTTGAAGTTTACAACAGTTATGGAAATCAGCAGAAGTTTATCTCAGCTTTTAACAGGTAGTACAGTTCCGATAAACGAACCTTCAGCACAACAGATACAGCAAAATCAGCTACAATCTAACCCAAATCAGCCATTCACAGGACAGATAGGACAGGATAGATCATCTCAGTTTAATCAGCCATTGGGACAAACAAATCAACCGTTTCCTGCACAATCAACGATGCCGACAACTCAAACATCTACATCAGTCCAAGCTTTACCTTCAATCGTCACAAAAGAGGGTATAAAAGTTGGGTTTGATGTGGGGACAAACTCCGTTATTGTGTATGCAAATAAAAATGAGTACGAAGGAATTAAAAGGCTCGTAGAGATTTTAGATGTTAGAAGAAAGCAGGTTTTAATAACAACTTCTATCGTTGAAGTTTCTGCAAAAAAACTTTTTGAGCTTGGCGTTAACTGGCAAGCCTTAGGAACTAAAGGAGGGGCTGCGTTTAGAGGTCTAACTCAAGATGGGATATACCAAGCTTTCTCCTCGGGTAATTTTTTAATGGGTGTGTTTACAAATTCAGGTAAGACTGTATCCGTCGGTGGTACAAGCGTATTTTTGCCTGACCTTGCCTTGCTTTTTTCACTTCTTGAATCTGGAAGCGGTTTTAATATAATTTCTAATCCAAAAGTGTTGACGTTAGACAATCAATTAGCAGAAATAAAGGTTGGAAACGTCATTCCATTTGCAAGCGGTGTAAGATTTGATATAAACGGACAGCCAATCATTACATACGATTATAGAGAAGTTGGTCTTGATTTAAAAGCTATTCCAAGGATTTCTTCAGAAAACACTCTTAGATTGAGCTTAAATTTAATTTTACAAGAAGTGACAGATTACATTAGACCATCTGTTGGAAACCTATCTTATGCCGTGCCGGTAACATCAAACAGGTCTTTAAATTCTGATGTTGTAGTTGAAAACGGTCAAGTAATTGTCATAGGCGGATTGGTTAGCAACAAAACAATAAAAGCTATAAACGGTATTCCGGGGTTAAAAGATATTCCTATAGTTGGCAACCTGTTTAAGTATCAATCAGAATCGGATGATAAAACTACTTTATTTATATTCTTAACGCCTTATATAATTTCATCTCCGGAGGAGCTTACAAAAATAACAGAAGAACACAGAAAGCTATCAGAAGAGATTAATAAGATGCTAAAAGGTGAGAAAGTGAATAAGTGA
- a CDS encoding type II secretion system protein GspK, with protein sequence MIIIVVLMAFLTMSFYVIDSYQSSISTNSYVQSVYGKVQALYIADAGFNLAKYILDNDDQSIDSLQDKWTLPFNYSQNNVKVSISIYDENRYINLNLAGDPGYGKIVDNLFKNLMISPEKERNLLVWIGRQEGTLQTGYPVKKAHMDSLYELILIGFKDEDLNGKLVEKDFYPGLIETSTVYTNGKININTAPLWVLKSLDERIDDNLAQKIIEKRSKEPFKQVKDLILVDGFTFDMLYKIQNYIDVKSDIFHVVVNVGVGSTELKVDYVYDRVGKRIIYKEIL encoded by the coding sequence ATGATTATAATCGTTGTTTTGATGGCTTTTTTGACGATGTCTTTTTATGTGATAGATAGTTATCAGTCAAGCATTTCTACAAACAGCTACGTTCAATCTGTTTATGGAAAGGTTCAGGCTTTATACATAGCAGATGCAGGTTTTAATCTGGCTAAATACATTCTTGATAATGATGACCAAAGCATTGATTCTCTACAGGATAAATGGACGCTTCCTTTTAATTACTCACAAAATAATGTTAAAGTTAGCATATCAATCTATGATGAAAACAGATATATAAATCTAAACCTTGCCGGCGATCCGGGTTATGGGAAAATTGTTGACAATCTGTTTAAAAATTTGATGATATCTCCTGAGAAAGAAAGAAATCTGCTTGTATGGATAGGAAGGCAAGAAGGAACGCTTCAAACAGGCTATCCTGTCAAAAAAGCTCATATGGATAGCCTATATGAGCTTATACTGATTGGCTTTAAAGATGAAGATTTAAATGGTAAGTTGGTTGAAAAGGACTTTTATCCAGGATTGATAGAAACTTCTACCGTTTACACAAACGGAAAGATAAACATCAACACAGCTCCTTTGTGGGTTTTAAAGTCTCTTGATGAAAGGATAGACGACAATTTAGCTCAAAAAATCATTGAGAAAAGGAGTAAAGAACCTTTTAAACAAGTAAAAGATTTGATTTTGGTAGATGGTTTTACGTTTGATATGCTTTATAAGATACAAAATTATATAGATGTTAAGTCTGATATTTTTCATGTAGTTGTAAATGTAGGCGTTGGAAGTACTGAGTTGAAAGTTGATTATGTGTATGACAGAGTTGGGAAAAGAATTATTTATAAGGAAATTTTGTAA
- a CDS encoding TIGR04219 family outer membrane beta-barrel protein translates to MKRIAVLGVGSIFLFAGSSKAGFLIDFEASVGAIQQKPSGYVSYKPISDTDKIDVKNDAHLGNKTKPWAKFKFEHPIPIIPNIKLAYMPMKFDGSGVLTRNINWGNYTYKANADYNLSVKLDRVDTTLYYNLPFINTATAGKLDVELGLNVRTIMFDGKLNGTDKNTGQKVSESKSITLPIPMGHLAAEIKPINQVSLLGEFNYIGYNKNTYYDYTAGLRLNSHGLISTPLKPFIEVGYRYEKLKLDEKDVKSDLKIKGGYALVGVRF, encoded by the coding sequence ATGAAAAGAATTGCTGTTTTAGGTGTGGGTTCTATCTTTTTGTTTGCAGGCAGTTCAAAAGCTGGGTTTTTAATTGATTTTGAAGCATCTGTTGGTGCAATCCAACAAAAACCAAGCGGCTATGTTTCTTATAAGCCAATTTCAGACACTGACAAAATTGATGTTAAAAATGATGCTCATCTTGGGAACAAAACAAAGCCTTGGGCAAAGTTTAAGTTTGAACATCCAATTCCTATAATACCTAATATCAAATTAGCTTATATGCCAATGAAGTTTGACGGAAGCGGAGTATTAACAAGAAATATAAACTGGGGTAATTATACGTACAAAGCAAATGCAGATTATAACTTATCGGTAAAGCTTGATAGAGTTGATACTACTTTATATTACAATTTACCATTTATAAACACAGCTACAGCTGGAAAGTTAGATGTTGAGCTTGGATTAAATGTAAGAACAATTATGTTTGATGGTAAATTAAACGGTACAGACAAAAATACAGGTCAAAAAGTTTCAGAGAGTAAATCTATAACATTGCCTATACCAATGGGTCATCTTGCAGCTGAGATAAAGCCGATTAATCAAGTTTCCTTGTTAGGAGAGTTTAATTATATTGGCTACAATAAAAATACATATTATGACTATACAGCAGGTTTAAGATTAAATTCACATGGACTAATATCAACTCCATTAAAGCCTTTTATAGAAGTTGGTTATAGATATGAAAAATTAAAGTTAGATGAAAAGGATGTAAAATCCGATTTGAAAATAAAAGGTGGATACGCGTTAGTCGGCGTAAGATTTTAA